The genomic DNA ATGTTAAAAAGTGTAAACTTTATTTTAAGGAGAGTAACCAAGATTCGTATGTATGATAACCGCTTTTACAAAAGCTCTTGTATTCACAAGGTAAAAATCGAACacaaatgttttgtattttacttgTTCCTTTCATACGTTCTCCAAGTGAATAAATACCAGTACAAAGAGTAAGTTCCTTTGCTTTACCAGAAAAAAGACATTATGCTGTAAAGTTCCATATTGAAGGCAAATgcttattttacatttcagttaCCCAGAAGAAAATTTTATGGTCTCCTCCGACTGCACATAATGGAAGAGTTCTGTGCCACGTCAAACCAGATCCTACAGCTGCAGTGCCAGTAAGAAtgggcttaaaaaaaagaaagagaaatatcaaTACAACTTACCATATAAATGATTTCTATACCacattgtcctggttttgttaaaaaaaaccagtttctcttgtagtgaatttccctgtcagctaaagccatctaaataactgcagttttcctgacagctagatacatgttttggtagacatagcaatggaatgcgaggtcattgataaggatggatgatgcatctcgcgagatgtgcaagcaggaggtgaactaaaaattgaccaactaaatattccatcccattcacgtcatacttcttataaaagtgggggatcgcaaggatctcgtcccttttccttatggccgacattgggagaggaccttgtgagttgtccctgcgaactgaggcctagtgacagactgaatccagctccggtgGGCTggagagtccagtccaggacttcgggtgccggccctacacctgccggagcagttgccgggactttcaagattggttttgtatattttgtattattttctctatttttattggtagcattagtaaaacatttttaatttttccaactctcttctctctgtccttctttccctcccaatcgcctgtccttagtaaggaggggggagagggaggggctgaagggggaaggaagagagggttaacaatacatctgccacggttttattgtcaccccgcaatcaaaccacggCACACATATACCAATATGCATAGTCAAATAAACACCATGGATTTAGTGCTCCTTTAGTACAgttaaaatacaacagaaatctaacagaaaaaacagattaTCTGCTACTTAGTTCCAGTAGCTACTTACTACATTTAAGTAAGATACAGCAAAATATTCCATGATAACTGTTTCaactattttcattattattattttaaaggcatACTTTCAAACTTAGAAaccttttttaatgaaattacttCCTGTTATTTAAGCATACTCACAACTAGTATGTTTGTAGgtaatatttttactgtaagCATTACAAATGTATACTAActccaacaaaaccaaaatatttcctatGCTTGGGGTTCATTGTTTCTGGATATACTTTCATTGatgatttaaaatataactAGTTGAAGCCTGTAAAATACACAACCAGCTGTTTTTAGCCTCTTTAGAattagaaatactgaaaaatttattaaataagaagttatatttttttccccttagcaCTGATAAGgcaaaccaaaataaagcaTATAGATcaagcagcttttaaaacagcaggttaagtgtgattttttttttctttagcatggaagacacaaaacaaaataaaatacgtAGACCAAGCAGCATTTCTAGAGTTTGagctattttttaattgtagctTTTAACTATAAGCCTGATTTGAAGAGAACAGATGCAATTCCAGTCATAAGCTGAACTCAGAAATTTACCTGGGGATGTCCTAAATGATGAACAAGCAGTTGAGTAGTTGTCTTCCCTGGATATCCAGTGGTTGCAAACAGATTTTCATTCACTCGGGACCAcctaagaataaaattaatgtatttttcaaatatccCCATTGGACTATCAGAAGTGCACACAAAGTGGAGTTGTCTCCCTTATGGTTAACTGCGTGAAGCTCTCAGATATTCCACTAACATCAGAGAAAGACATTCAGAGAAATGGCTTGTAAATGATTCgccacccacagccccacatgTGTGtcactgtaaaacagaaaaaaattatgggAATGTTACACGTAACATGTTATATGTGTTACATGTTACACGTGGGCCATTCACAAATTTCACAAAGTTTATAGACCAGGTTCCCCTAAAAATTATTCAAGTGAGACACAATCAGGTCCCTAAACTCACAACTGCTTGCATATACACAGATTTATATagacaaaaatcacagaatccaGACAACGCTTATACCTGAATAACCTGGCTCGATCAACATGGACAGGTCTCTTCTCCTGTGGATAACTAAAACAGACATTCAGGGTAAAAAACCGTTCTGCAAACAACTACAGCTCAAACTCTAAGTACCAAAAGCATCTATCATTTAAACAATGAAGGGGACACATTGTCTACTCCCTCTGAAGAAGCTGAGGGAAAACAAGAGCATTCCTGCAGCTTACATCTCAACTTGAAGTAGTAAAACTGAAATAGTTATCCAGTTTATTATGGCTCAATAATTATGTGTTTATGACTAAGAATGAAATTTTAACAAACACATAGAACTTACAGGGAGAGGTAAACAGTAGTGAGGTGCTGTCTCAAATGGACAAAAAGACAATGTGACTTCTAACAGATAAATACTGATAGATAAAGATGAAACAAAGAATGCCAGAGAATTATCTTTATTGATTTAATAATTCCTGATGAATGTTCATTTATTAACTCCATAGATGATACAATACACAGTGCATTTAAGCGCTATATTAGCAAAGTAGCCACATCTCTTTATCTACAGCTTaagaagagaataaagaaaCCTATCTCATGTGCATAAAAATACCTGGAGCGAGTGATATCCCAGATTAGCCAATCACTTCCAGCAACTGCTCCAATTTTAAGAGTATTTCTTAAACACCAGTCTGCTGACATTAACGGCGTTTGTTCACTCTCTAGGGAGAGAATGGCCTGCTGTGTAattaaatcatagaatcgtatTGTTCCATTCTTCTCCGCTACCATCAGCTGTTAAGAGAAATTAATAGAACATTGGAAATTTAGCATATAAtgaatcttaatttttttatcagagctgtttaatatcttcattaatgacttagacagtgggatcaagtgcacgTTTAGCAAATTTACAGATGACATCAAGCTGCGGTTGACATGTCTGAGGGccaggatgccatccagagggacctggacaagctcgagaagtgggcccatgcgaACTTCATAcggttcaacaaggccaagtgcgaagtcctgcacctgggtcagggcaacccctggtatcaatacaggctgggggatgaagggattgagagcagctctgccgagaaggacttgggggtactattggatgaaaaactggacatgagccggcaatgtgtgcttgcagcccagaagccaaatcgtatcttgggctgcatcaaaagaaagatgaccagcaggtcgagggaggtgattctgcccctctgctccgctctgttgagaccccacctgggtcctgtgtccagctctggagccctcagcacaggaaagacatggatctgttggagagaggccagaggagccacagaaatgatcagagggctggaacagctctgctgtgaggacaggctgagagagctggggttgttcagcctggagaagagaaggctctggggagaccttattgtggccttacagtacttaaagggggctcactgcaggaggttggactaaacgacctttaaaggtcccttccaaaccaaataattctatgactctgtgattctactCTATAGCAAACCCAGCATACCTTTaagcaaatattaataacatAAAACTAGgtacaatttttcattttgtaccAGAAAACATCCTGAACACTCTTCTACCAATATATGAAAAGCACTTTAATCTATACTACTgtcatatttttatacataGTGGTTACATTAttttatctatatatatctTTAGATATCTATGTATGTAATTTTGGCACTTAGAAGCACCAATTCTTAACCACAGGTGCGCTGTGCTTTTAGAATTGTAAAGCAGAAAGttattctttcaaaattaaaaagtgcCTGTTCTGACTACAAAGAACTGGCTGACAGACATAGTGCTGTACAAGGAAACAACAGTATTGATCAGTGTAATTGTAGAATTTGCATTCACACTTACTGAATTTATATACCATCTCTTCCTTCATCCTGTAACAGTTTGCAACACATTTTATCTAAACTTTTTCTATTGAAGTAATATATTCAAGTAGTTGTTTATTAGGTATTGTAGAAAGAGCCTTCTGATTACATGATGAAAGAGCTTTTCTCTATGAGGAGATGATGGTTCTCATATAATAACAAACATTAAATAAGGAAGGCAAAGAAGCATTAAAAACAATACTCCAATGACATTGAAGTTTGTTTGGAAAAAGAGTTGTCACCCAAACATGCTCTTCTGCAAACTAAAGGACATGATGCAGTAAGCATTTTGACCTGCAATAAGCTGTTCAGCAACCACCAGTCTGTCAGGTGTTACTAGCTTTTTGAAGGGGTTTTTCTTTACAATAAAAACTAATCCCAAACTGTGCCTACTCTTTGATAAGGGTCAAAGAAAAGACAAGCTAATACGTGAGACTGGTGTAATATTGCAATATTTTGGGGTTAATCTAGTAATTTTGTTGCTAACAAAGTTGCCCAATAGCAAAGACTAGCAAACACATTCAATTGTGATACCACCTGAATCAACAGTTTTCCTAGTTTTCTTAGTAAGGACTAGATATTGATATTGGTGGAAAGTGTGGTGAGAATAGAGATCCTTCTTCCCTATTGCTACGTAAATATTTTGGTACCTTATTTGactgcttttctctgttttaagtgtgtgtttttgtggtaATCTGAACAACTATTTGTAGCTGCTTAAGGCAGTTATTGACTGGCACAACAGGAATAATAAATCCAAAACTGCAAGCACTAGACCATTAATGAAGCTGAACATTTTGGTATATATCAGCTGGTTAATCCTCCCCAGTACAATAAACAGCTAAGTATAAAATCACAGTTTATTGATTTGTTTTGATCTTTCAGCACAGATTTCATATATTCCaagcaagaacaaaaacaagaaaatcccTTGCTAACTTCAAACGgatccttttcaaaacttggcATGCTGTATAAGAGTCAATGTTATTGGTGAACCGTGTTACCACAACTGAGAAAAACTTGAACTTTTCTCTGGCAACTGTAAGTTAATATGCAATACGCAGAATAGTTATCAACAACAGTTGATGTATGTAATCAAGAAGGAATATTTCTGATGGGAGAAGTGAGTGACTGAGGGTAAATTACAAGAATGAGAATTCATTTACAGTGACTTTGCATTAGCAGATCCAACCAATATCCAGTTACAATGTACGCTAGCTCCCCAAACTTCAATCTTTCTACAGCATCAAAGATTCATAGATTAGATAAGTCCACCCTCCTGTTATTTTAAAGGTGGTGACAGTaaagagctggaaaacacaACCTTAAAAGCCTCCTCAGGATGCCAGCAAACACTCATTCCAGGAGAACGCAAAACAAAATGGGCCTTCTCACTTCCTTCCAAATCCCAGACcctaaataaacaaacaaaaaaggcaaagtattAAACTACTTATTAGCATTTGACTGCAAATGCATTAACTTTCAGTGCCTCAATACATACATAAAGGAAGCGACCAAATGAAATAACATTTGTGCTTTATCACTTCAAGATGTCAGTAAAAGAGGTCAGTGCTGAAGataatgtattttaacattGACAAACTAGGCAGAGCCTCTGTTTAAAAGGGCAATATCCAAATAATTTGACACATTTAGTTGTCTAGATGTGAAATCGAGATGATACATTCCCGCTTTCTTCATAAGAAGACACTATAGCCTTTGTACTATACCGTAAGCAACAGTGAGACAATACAAAGCAGGAAGGTCAGCTGATACCAGCAACCTAAATCATCCACATTAACATGTAAAGGACAAGACCACGTACTAACATATTTTGTTTGTCTAAtataaaaatttccattttttcctggtGTGACAAGATTGACTAATGGAAATACAAGAAACTAAAAATGAAGCTAAGGCAAACAAAAGGATCTATGGCAGAGATAACACTAACCCACAGAGGGTCTTGGCAAGCTTTCAAATAATAAATTGCATGTGCCACTTCAATCTTTTCCTTTAGAAGCACATACAGTACATatcaagcatttaaaaaaaagaaaaaatcaatatttgGTCAATATGGATTGACTGCGAAGCGTATGCTGAGACACCAAAACTAGGTTAGGTGATGAGTGAGTTTTCTTTGGATGCATTTGATAAGAGTGTTAACGAGCCATGAAGCTACTTCATTtataaaatgcaacaaaaccaaaaccaagactATTTTACCTCACAGGCACTGTTCAACTGCCTCTTTTCCTACAAAATCAGTAGCTCAGTTGTAGAACAAAGACATCAGAGTTGTGAACATCAGTCTGAACCACAAGGTTGCATGGTGTTTATATGCATTTTCACACTGAAACATACACATATATCCTTCCTCCCTACAAGCAAAACCTTAGAAACAGCCAATTTTTAAAGTAGTGTTCTGCCCAGTCTTTTGAGTTAGATGAGTGGCTACGTACTATTATTGTTTATTCTAGAGGATTTTTGCTGACTTCCTCCAGACTTTTTCGGTTTATATCTCACCAGGGTGCTTAGAGCCTTAAATATAAGAGATTTCAAAAAACTCTTAATACATCATAAGTCTAGACAATATATATGGGAataaagtaaatatatttaatgaacAACGTTGTTTTCTTATGCCAAACCACAACAgatcaaatatttgttttcccagTGGAAAACACAGGGTCTCTAATCTTGAAGGATCAGTGTCCTTAGttaaaaaagtcaaaacaaaaacctgacaactgcttaaaaaatgaaatatctaCTTGATTAGGTAATTTCGAAACATACAATACTTTCTTCTACTGCCAAAAATTTTGCCTTGTAGATTTGTCCAAGTCAAATCAACACTTTCCATGTGTATTTACTGTGCAGGGGAGAAAATTATGATATAACAGAAGACAGTGAATCATTTTGGCCAAAGGAGCATGCCATCGTGTTTCCTTCCCTGAAGTGAGTGAGGTTACTAGGTGTGGAGACAGAAATTTATGCTTTCTTGTTATTTATAAAATGCCAAAGCTGTATCTCTTACTTTGTAAGAATGGTAAGATTGTTAGTAACAAACCATATAcgagagagggaaaaaaggataaatgctcctcttaaattttcttctttattgaTAACAAAGATGGTATCACagtattgaaaagaaaaaaaaaacaggcaatacatataaaaatagatCCTTGTCTGAACACATCAAGTCCATGCTGGTATGGAAATTTACAATTACATATGTGTTCAATTAACtcttttcaatatttctttgtgactaaaaaaaatgtgcaaatacTAAAAATTTAGCCAAACTGAATTTCAGTTACTCAATTACTCAGTAATCATGACCAAATCAGCTACAGATGCTAATAAAACCCTCTAGTTTTGTCCACATTCCTATCACATAAATCAGTCTAAAATGACTGAGCATTTTGTCTCCCATTCAAAGCCCTTGAAAGTTTACTAATATGACCATGATTTTATACCaattttttcaatatttaaaaagctTCCACAACAAATTTCAAGGAGAAAAGTTTGAATAACTGCAGCTGGTATAAGGGTCAAAGTTTGAATAGTGGAAAGCCTCAAAATAATCAGTAATCCGCTCagtaaattcattattttttaagtaactTAGGACAGAAAAACTATATGCTACAGTGCTCACAAAATTTAAACTAACACAAAATACATAGTTGCAAATGCCATTAAAGAAAATTGTTGAGATATTTGTACATTTCTCTTGACATTCACATCCTGtgattaaacaaacaaaatgaacaacTACAGTTACCACAAAGCATGAAGATAAACTACACTGGAagaactttattttatgtttcatgCATGAATATGGATAATAACATACTATATATGTGCAGTAATTTTATCACACAATGGACTTTTATTAAAGTTGGCGAAGTATTCATTAGAATGTCTGAAAAGCTGTATTGTTGCAATGGAGATGATCCTTAGTCTATATTCTAACTTTCTGAATTTTGAATAAATCTAATTAGAGAGCAAAACCAAATCCTAACTGAATAAAACCTATCACTTGCAACCCCATATTGCAACCTTCAGGTATTTCTCCAGTCCCCTGAAGATGGAAGTAAAAAAGGTAGTTCTTCCACCATAAGTTTTCCAACAATTTTAGTGAATGGCGTGGGGGCTGGAATGAACCTTGACATCTGATACCATTCCCAACCAGAAAGCATGATCAACTCTACTTGTACTCACTGATTAGTGTCTGACCTACTCTTAAAAATGCCCAGTATGtgtatgttgttttgttttgttttaaatattatctAACCCCTTCCACATATGAGGAAAATCCTGTCAACCCTGAAAAGCCTAGAAGGCtacagagaaaggagagattCCTGTTACAGGATCACACAATGAAGGTGAAGAGTGAAGTTCCTCACTGAGCACAAGGCATGGGGAGAGCAACAtgtcagaaaaggaaaaagattcgTTAACACTGTGGAAAATACAACCAACACTGGCCTTGACTCAGGTCTTCTGCCAACTCCATAGGGGGGGTGGGTTATCAAAGATCCAAAGAGGATACTAGGTAGGACAGGAAAGAACAGAAGGCTGAAGTGGAACTGTAGAAATCCCTTCTAGCTGTTCAGAGGAAAAGGTGTAATATTAATTTctagtaatttattttactgacaaaataaagaatttaagTTTTTATAAATCAGGTAATGCGCTGACCAACTAAGAGGCTGTAGCAGAATGAGGTAGCAGAACTCCCTGTCCAGCACACTGTgccaaaaaagccacaaaaatggtTGCATGGGGAGAAAGTGGAAATTCATCTGTGCTGCCCAGCGCTAGTCCACCAGGCACAGCCATCTTACACTGTGCATACAGCTTCCTAAACTTGTGCCCATAGAGCATTTCCTTCAGTTATTTTTGATCCatgaaataaaagccttttcatAGAGTAAACATGTAAATACTCTTTCAGAAAGCTCACCCATGTCCACCAGTTTCTTTTGGTGGTCAAAGGAAATGTCAATGTTATTAAAGAATTAGTAATTAGAATCTTTTGGATTTTGGCATTACAATCCATGTGACCAGTAGCTTCTTGTAATATCTACTTGGATATGCAGGCAGTG from Caloenas nicobarica isolate bCalNic1 chromosome 1, bCalNic1.hap1, whole genome shotgun sequence includes the following:
- the NUP37 gene encoding nucleoporin Nup37 isoform X2, with product MKQDSTRNTAYTVDCEDYVHVEEDAEVEGIQYKTLRTFHHGIRVDAIAWSPETRLDALPPQIRFCTAASDRKLRLFTSDLQDKNEFKTFDGHSDYINDLVFAPKDGQEVASVSDDHTCRVWDLEGSEKAHFVLRSPGMSVCWHPEEAFKLMVAEKNGTIRFYDLITQQAILSLESEQTPLMSADWCLRNTLKIGAVAGSDWLIWDITRSSYPQEKRPVHVDRARLFRWSRVNENLFATTGYPGKTTTQLLVHHLGHPQPILTGTAAVGSGLTWHRTLPLCAVGGDHKIFFWVTEM
- the NUP37 gene encoding nucleoporin Nup37 isoform X1; this translates as MKQDSTRNTAYTVDCEDYVHVVKFNPFDSGDACSLIAYGGNNYVVVGTCKFQEEDAEVEGIQYKTLRTFHHGIRVDAIAWSPETRLDALPPQIRFCTAASDRKLRLFTSDLQDKNEFKTFDGHSDYINDLVFAPKDGQEVASVSDDHTCRVWDLEGSEKAHFVLRSPGMSVCWHPEEAFKLMVAEKNGTIRFYDLITQQAILSLESEQTPLMSADWCLRNTLKIGAVAGSDWLIWDITRSSYPQEKRPVHVDRARLFRWSRVNENLFATTGYPGKTTTQLLVHHLGHPQPILTGTAAVGSGLTWHRTLPLCAVGGDHKIFFWVTEM